A portion of the Plasmodium relictum strain SGS1 genome assembly, chromosome: 11 genome contains these proteins:
- the PBGD gene encoding porphobilinogen deaminase, putative: MYFLVFTILNIYLRIYLCGNVYIKKNNIININYLMHIRNRKLNIKNNLFRKNNYKKNSCYIPHKEIIIGTRDSPLALKQSEKVKKKLLNYFKKINKKVKIILKPIKTTGDRILDKSVSLFGGKGIFTKELDEQVIKNNVDICVHSLKDVPMILPENIYLSCFLKRDTTNDVFLSLKYKSLSDMNKWKSNNSSENQESNSKNEFQFKKGQEKDSLCTVATSSLRRRSQIKYMYKNIDLKCIRGNINTRLVKLFNGHCDSIIIAMCGLERLIKKKAIIDIVKNKKWNIHKPYIIRYNNTNIDLSILNIQKINKKSIYPALCQGIIAVTSNKNNSEISDILKNINDKKSEIMAKTERAFLSQIEGNCMMPIGGYTRIAENQIFLNAVINDIHGHEKFQVKEKGNINNYHDTATNAATKIKKLIGVEKFYKIKEEAASYYK, encoded by the coding sequence atgtaTTTTCTGGTTTTTACCatactaaatatatatttaaggaTTTATTTATGCGGGaatgtttatataaaaaaaaacaatattattaatattaattatttaatgcatataagaaatagaaaattaaatataaaaaataatttatttagaaaaaataattacaaaaaaaatagttgTTATATCCCTCATAAGGAAATAATTATAGGTACTCGTGATTCTCCATTAGCATTAAAGCAATcagaaaaagtaaaaaaaaaacttttaaattattttaaaaaaattaataaaaaagtgaaaattatattaaaaccAATAAAGACAACAGGTGATAGAATATTAGATAAAAGTGTAAGTTTATTTGGTGGCAAAGGAATATTTACAAAAGAATTAGATGAacaagtaataaaaaataatgttgaTATATGTGTTCATTCTTTAAAAGATGTTCCTATGATATTACcagaaaatatttatttgtcATGCTTTTTAAAAAGAGATACTACTAATGATGTTTTTTTgtcattaaaatataaaagtttgAGTGATATGAATAAATGGAAATCTAATAATTCTTCAGAAAATCAAGAGAGTAAtagtaaaaatgaatttcaatttaaaaaaggcCAAGAGAAAGATTCTTTATGTACAGTTGCAACGTCGTCATTAAGAAGAAGGAgccaaataaaatatatgtataaaaatatagactTAAAATGTATAAGAGGAAATATCAATACAAGATTAGTAAAGTTGTTTAATGGACATTGTGATTCTATAATAATTGCTATGTGTGGTTTAGAAAggctaataaaaaaaaaggcgATTATTGATATAGTGAAGAATAAGAAATGGAATATTCATAAACCTTATATAATTAGatataataatacaaatattgatttaagtattttaaatatacagaaaataaataaaaaatctatTTATCCTGCTTTATGCCAAGGTATTATAGCAGTCacatcaaataaaaataattctgaAATTTctgatatattaaaaaatataaatgataaaaaatcaGAAATCATGGCAAAAACAGAAAGAGCATTTTTATCTCAAATTGAAGGGAATTGCATGATGCCTATTGGCGGATATACAAGAATTGCAGAAAATCAAATTTTTCTTAATGCAGTAATTAATGATATTCATGGGCATGAAAAATTTcaagtaaaagaaaaaggaaatataaataattatcatgATACTGCAACAAATGCAgcaacaaaaataaaaaaattaataggtGTTGAAaagttttataaaataaaagaggaAGCAGCGTCCTATTATAaataa